Part of the Pedobacter roseus genome is shown below.
AACCAGGGCAGAACAACCAACATTTCGAGGGGTTTTGCCACGCCACAACTGGTAAGGAATGGCGTGGGAAGTTTTACCTATACCACCATCGATCCGGCCAATCTGGAGCGCATTGAGGTGATTAAAGGCCCTGCGGCAACCTTATTTGGCAGTACCATATCATCTTTTGGTGGTTTATTTAACCGCGTAACCAAAAAACCTTTCGATACTTTTAAAGGAGAAATTTCTTATTCAGGTGCAAGTTACGACCTGAATCGTTTAACAGCAGATATGAATACCCCTCTAAATGAGGAGAAAACGGCTCTATTGAGGATTAATACCGCTTTGCACAGTGAAAGAAGTTTCCAGGATGCAGGTTTCTATAAAAACTATCTGATCGCACCAAGTTTTTCTTATGCAGTAAATGACAGGCTTAGCTTATCATTAGATGTGGAGATGAGCGGTTCGAAAGCAACTTCGCCAACACGTTTGGTAATAGCACCAACACTAGTGAACTTAAAAGCCAGAAGCATAACTGATTTGCAGATGCCTTATAAGATATCATTTGCCAACAATACGGTTAGCTACACCAGCCAGCAGTATAATATCTTTGCACAGGCCAAGTACAAAATCTCTGAGCAATGGAAATCGCAGACGATTGTATCACGTACCCGTTCATCGTCTGAAGCTTATACCGTAGCCTTAAACTTATTAACCGATTCTACTTTAAGGCAGGCGGTTACCAATCAGGATTCCCCTTTTTATGGAACTGATATCCAGCAGAATTTTAATGGCGATTTTAAAATTGGCAGTTTACGTAACCGGGTAGTATTAGGGGTAGATTTTTACAGCCTGCGTGCCACACGTAACGATGCTACGGTAAATATGCCTGCTTTAAATTTTAAAAAGCCTGGTGCTGCCTACAACAATTTCAATTTAACTAAAGTAGCGCCTTTATTTACCACAGCAACTTACAGCAATCAGGTTTCGAATGATGAAACCACTTATAGTGCTTATGCATCTGATGTATTGAATATTACCGATAAATTGCTGATTATGGCAGGGGTAAGGGTAGACCGTTATTTTAATGGTGGAACTTATGATGTTGCTACAGATGTAACCAAAGGAAAATATAATCAAACTGCTTTTTCGCCTAGGTTCGGAGCGGTTTATCAGATCGTAAAAGATAAGGTATCGGTATTTGGTAATTACATGAATGGATTTAGCAACAACGGCGGTTCTGATTTTGAAGGAAATACCTTTAAGCCAAGTTATGCCAACCAGTTTGAAGGTGGTGCTAAATTTGATCTCGATAAAATCAGCGCTACTTTTAGCTATTATGATATCAAAGTTACCAATACGCTTTACGATGATGTGGCACATGCCAACTTTTCTTTACAGGATGGAACACAGTTGAGTAAAGGATTTGAGGCCGAAGTTATTGCCAACCCGGTACCAGGTTTAAATATTGTTGCAGGTTATACCTATAATGATAGTAAATATACCAAAGCCAATGCAAGTGTTGAAGGTTTGAGACCAGCTACAGCGGGAGCCCCTAAAATGGCCAACTTATGGATCAGTTACCGTTTGATTAACGGTCCAGCACAAGGTTTGGGATTTGGTTTTGGGGGAATTTATGGTAGCTCATATAACCAGGTAAATACTGTGGCGTTTAAATTCAGTATTCCATCTTACACCGTGCTTGATGCAGCTGTATTTTATGATAAACCAAAATATAGGATCGGTTTAAAGGTGGATAATCTCACTAACGAACAATACTGGTCGTTCAGGTACGCGGCTCAAACCCCGGCAAAAGTTACGGGTAATTTCACTTTCAAATTTTAAGGAATAATTCCAAAAAGTATTTAATAAGGCTGGTATCTAAAAATGGTATCAGCTTTTTTATTTAATCAAATTGATTTGTGAATTAAAAATGGTTGTTATTCCCCCTGATTTACAAACAATC
Proteins encoded:
- a CDS encoding TonB-dependent receptor; this translates as MIINLLSSYGVSKPKQGAIILFFVCLFTLSSAMAQGDKPEKGTITGRITITDGSSAQGVTVKLKEIKKATVSDADGKFELKNLPFGKYTVQMVRVGFDGSTQTVEVTSQNPVANLELKLDYSSEKLEEVIISTGGNRFAKKESEDVSKMQLKNMENPQVYSVVSKELMKEQVITDYNSAFKNVPGAGIAEVRNQGRTTNISRGFATPQLVRNGVGSFTYTTIDPANLERIEVIKGPAATLFGSTISSFGGLFNRVTKKPFDTFKGEISYSGASYDLNRLTADMNTPLNEEKTALLRINTALHSERSFQDAGFYKNYLIAPSFSYAVNDRLSLSLDVEMSGSKATSPTRLVIAPTLVNLKARSITDLQMPYKISFANNTVSYTSQQYNIFAQAKYKISEQWKSQTIVSRTRSSSEAYTVALNLLTDSTLRQAVTNQDSPFYGTDIQQNFNGDFKIGSLRNRVVLGVDFYSLRATRNDATVNMPALNFKKPGAAYNNFNLTKVAPLFTTATYSNQVSNDETTYSAYASDVLNITDKLLIMAGVRVDRYFNGGTYDVATDVTKGKYNQTAFSPRFGAVYQIVKDKVSVFGNYMNGFSNNGGSDFEGNTFKPSYANQFEGGAKFDLDKISATFSYYDIKVTNTLYDDVAHANFSLQDGTQLSKGFEAEVIANPVPGLNIVAGYTYNDSKYTKANASVEGLRPATAGAPKMANLWISYRLINGPAQGLGFGFGGIYGSSYNQVNTVAFKFSIPSYTVLDAAVFYDKPKYRIGLKVDNLTNEQYWSFRYAAQTPAKVTGNFTFKF